Proteins from one Gasterosteus aculeatus chromosome 11, fGasAcu3.hap1.1, whole genome shotgun sequence genomic window:
- the gpatch8 gene encoding G patch domain-containing protein 8 isoform X2 has protein sequence MQGRTDPVPITLKYDVMGMGRMEMELDYAEDATEKRRVLEVEKEDTEELRQKYKDQVEKEKAIAKALEDLRANFYCELCDKQYTKHQEFDNHINSYDHAHKQRLKELKQREFARNVSSRTRKGGKKHEKMLRRLHELAEQRKQQDRTPGSGPMFKPTTVAVDGEKSEDGDLTPENAALPDCVLEGPFVDKSEENSPKPAPTISFSLGKNASTSPTPCGASKVSVSFSFAKKAPVKLDTVAAVFADHGEEAVEEEEGQEGERAAGQEETSGSSTNSPKDGSGGGDGGESAVVVAEAEEAEQPDDGASLASTLNKLKMMMKKEEGYAGQEPEYYHYIPPAHCRVKPHFQFLLFMRATDQCPSKEEEDEEDGQEEDKEEDDEEEEEEEEEDEEKKAKDSPGTTEPGGTECRTEKEPDNITSQPEQEPPPPSAEAETEDDPSLDAETAPVAPTSPPRKAESTPDSTLDSNSGPKIPTGPFFPVLSKDESTTLQWPSELLEFTKAQPSLSYSCNPLYFDFKLSRNKGGRGGKAAKSSQPGEEPNDKGKALAEEDKTNKPGTSTDKDKAVMAGEAGRAEGEEQKPATGSSAKKKKKKKKKHKKSAKRSKRKGKDKAADEDVEGETEATQEKPKKKKKHKRKKSKNKAADQDEAAGDEKEKPKSEEKAVASSVTVTGGGATGNAGVESGKRKRATKEVPCKSGAEEGGGGKGGGKGGDKANVSEEHGGAKRQKTDSSAPQSASCSTSAQKSPGPARPPSSESEEEGGSNAHRSRHHRSSPREQQQQQQQQQQQQRRHHSEESRRSCSRSSRRGERRGSSRRRHRGQTSRSHSYSSSSERSSAGSSAYSRRSRSYSDSYSDYSKEGRRRRRSKRSSDSEYERRGSRGRRRSRRHQSSSSSSEESRSRSRSYSRRKRHRRHHRSSSRSSSSWSRSTSARSWRRSYSRSHSSASRSSSSTKGSSRRRAPRARVETDAQRRDFNRSCIYRSQSPRSSSSRGPNRNAHSSGSQSVRSGVSRDAGDQKNSLTARQLLEKVQSKKSSDDSTTGTKSGLKIKDPPQGYFGPKLPPALGSKAMLPLFGKLQAGKKLMIPLTRPDEGEKSGAGKCSEPEVILVEPIREFPPPPPPPAPPVQKVEEAPQIIAVQEEAPHPAAEAQLHQEPGPMYEQDPSMAMAQYQGESVQDPCQNPMMDPLMTEMQQQQHQQQMHVYPAYPPPTLEEECMEAEEDGLAPLESQPITFTPEEMEKYGKLQQAAQQHIQQQLMAKQVKTFPSAAAAAAAAAAANMAANMAPAQPPQAMQQIHIQQPTVSMASGTSITTVQHAILQHHAATAAAMGLHPAHAHHPHPAHQLAQVHHIPQHHLTPISLSPLGHSLSHSLGHSLGHSLGHSLGHAGLIPAHHTAFLSGQPIHIIPASALHHTPLALHHLPHHLYPTLFAQRPSQAAAAAALQLHPLLHPIFSGQDLQHPPNHGS, from the exons ATGCAGG GACGCACCGACCCTGTGCCCATCACCCTCAAATACGATGTCATGGGGATGGGACGCATGGAGATGGAG cTGGACTACGCGGAGGACGccacagagaagagaagagtgctcgaggtggagaaggaggacacGGAAGAACTGCGGCAGAAATACAAG gaccaggtggagaaggagaaagccaTTGCAAAGGCTCTGGAAGACCTGAGAGCCAATTTCTACTGTGAGCTGTGTGACAAACAGTACACCAAACACCAGGAGTTTGACAACCACATCAACTCGTACGACCACGCTCACAAGCAG CGGCTCAAAGAGCTCAAGCAGAGAGAGTTTGCTCGCAACGTTTCATCCCGTACCCGCAAAGGTGGGAAGAAGCACGAAAAGATGCTGCGGCGACTCCACGAGCTGGCCGAGCAGAGGAAACAACAGGACCG CACTCCAGGAAGTGGGCCCATGTTCAAACCGACCACCGTTGCTGTCGATGGAGAGAAGTCAGAAGACGGGGACCTGACGCCCGAGAACGCTGCTTTACCAGACTGTGTCCTGGAAGGACCTTTTGTAGATAAAAGTGAAGAAAACTCCCCGAAGCCAGCTCCCACCATCAGCTTCTCCCTGGGGAAGaacgcctccacctccccaacACCGTGTGGGGCATCCAAAGTCAGCGTGTCCTTCTCGTTTGCCAAGAAGGCTCCGGTGAAGCTGGACACGGTCGCTGCGGTGTTTGCCGATCACGGAGAGGAAgccgtggaggaagaggagggccaGGAGGGGGAAAGGGCTGCGGGGCAAGAGGAGACATCCGGCAGCAGCACAAACAGCCCGAAGGACGGATCGGGGGGAGGCGACGGAGGAGAGAGCGCCGTTGTTGTGGCGGAGGCGGAAGAGGCGGAGCAGCCTGATGACGGAGCTTCTTTAGCCTCCACCCTCAATAagctgaagatgatgatgaaaaaaGAGGAGGGCTACGCTGGACAGGAGCCCGAGTACTATCACTACATACCTCCGGCCCACTGCCGGGTGAAGCCTCACTTCCAGTTTCTGCTCTTCATGAGAGCCACCGATCAGTGTCCGAGcaaggaagaggaagacgaggaggacgggcaggaggaggacaaggaggaggacgatgaggaggaggaggaggaggaggaggaggacgaggagaagaaggCTAAAGACAGTCCCGGAACAACGGAGCCCGGCGGCACAGAGTGCAGAACTGAGAAAGAACCAGATAACATCACTTCACAGCCGGAGCAGGAGCCACCTCCTCCCTCGGCCGAAGCAGAGACGGAGGACGACCCTTCGCTGGACGCAGAAACGGCCCCCGTGGCTCCCACGTCCCCTCCTCGAAAAGCAGAGAGCACACCGGATTCCACTCTGGATTCCAACTCGGGTCCCAAAATCCCCACAGGTCCCTTCTTCCCAGTTCTGAGTAAAGATGAGAGCACAACCCTGCAGTGGCCCTCTGAGCTCCTCGAATTCACAAAAGCCCAGCCGTCCCTGTCCTACAGCTGTAATCCCCTCTACTTTGACTTCAAGCTGTCCCGCAACAAAGGAGGTCGTGGTGGGAAAGCGGCAAAGTCCTCACAGCCTGGTGAAGAGCCTAATGACAAAGGCAAAGCGCTGGCCGAAGAAGATAAGACTAATAAACCCGGGACCAGCACCGACAAAGACAAGGCGGTGATGGCGGGAGAGGCCGGCCgagcggagggggaggagcaaaAGCCTGCGACCGGCAGCAGcgccaagaagaaaaagaagaagaagaagaagcataaGAAGTCCGCAAAGCGCTCCAAGCGCAAAGGAAAAGACAAGGCAGCAGACGAAGACGTGGAGGGCGAGACGGAGGCGACTCAAGAGAaacccaagaagaagaaaaaacacaaacggaAGAAGAGCAAAAACAAGGCTGCGGATCAGGACGAAGCAGCAGGGGACGAAaaggagaaaccaaagtcagagGAAAAGGCCGTCGCCTCCTCGGTTACCGTgacagggggcggggctacgggGAACGCGGGCGTAGAGTCGGGGAAGAGGAAACGTGCTACGAAGGAAGTGCCTTGCAAGTCTGGAGCAGAGGAAGGCGGCGGCGGAAAAGGCGGCGGAAAAGGCGGCGACAAGGCGAACGTCTCAGAGGAGCACGGCGGCGCCAAGCGACAGAAGACCGACTCCAGCGCGCCTCAAAGtgcctcctgctccacctcggcCCAAAAGAGCCCCGGTCCCGCTCGGCCCCCCAGCAGCGAGAGCGAAGAAGAAGGCGGCTCCAACGCCCACCGCTCACGCCATCACCGGTCAAGTCCtcgggaacaacaacaacagcagcagcagcagcagcagcaacaacggCGCCACCACAGCGAGGAGTCCCGGCGGTCCTGCAGCCGGTCCTCGAGGCGGGGCGAGAGGCGGGGCAGCAGTCGCCGGCGCCATCGCGGCCAGACGTCCCGCAGCCACTCGTACTCCAGCAGCTCGGAGCGCTCCTCGGCGGGCAGCAGCGCCTACAGCCGCCGCAGCCGCAGCTACTCGGACAGCTACAGCGACTACAGCAAAGAGGGCCGCCGGCGGAGGCGCTCCAAGCGCTCCTCGGACTCAGAGTACGAGCGGCGGGGGAGCCGGGGCCGGAGGCGGTCCCGGAGACATcagtcctcctcgtcttcctcggaGGAGTCCCGCTCACGTTCGCGCAGCTACAGCCGCAGGAAGAGGCACCGCCGGCACCACCGGAGCAGCTCGAGaagctccagcagctggagccGCAGCACCAGCGCCAGATCCTGGAGGCGGAGCTACAGCCGCAGCCACAGCTCCGCCAgccgctcctccagctccaccaaaGGCTCCTCCCGCCGGCGGGCCCCTCGGGCTCGGGTGGAGACCGACGCGCAGCGCAGAGACTTCAACCGCTCGTGCATCTACCGCTCCCAGTCTCCACGTTCGTCTTCATCGCGAGGCCCCAACCGCAACGCCCATTCCTCCGGCTCGCAGTCGGTGAGGTCCGGGGTGTCGCGGGACGCAGGCGACCAGAAGAACAGCCTCACGGCACGccagctgctggagaaggtCCAGTCCAAGAAAAGCTCTGATGATTCCACCACGGGCACCAAATCTGGGCTTAAGATCAAGGACCCACCACAGGGATACTTTGGTCCCAAACTGCCGCCGGCCCTCGGCAGCAAAGCCATGCTGCCGCTGTTTGGTAAGCTGCAGGCCGGCAAGAAGCTCATGATCCCTCTGACCCGACCGGACGAGGGAGAGAAGTCCGGAGCCGGCAAGTGCTCGGAGCCGGAGGTCATCCTGGTAGAGCCGATCCGAGAGTTcccccctccgccgccgcctccggcTCCACCGGTCCAGAAGGTCGAGGAGGCCCCACAGATCATAGCGGTGCAAGAGGAGGCGCCGCATCCCGCCGCCGAAGCCCAGCTGCACCAAGAACCGGGGCCGATGTATGAACAGGACCCGTCCATGGCGATGGCCCAGTACCAAGGAGAATCGGTACAGGACCCCTGTCAAAATCCCATGATGGACCCCCTCATGACGgaaatgcagcagcagcagcatcagcagcaaatGCACGTGTACCCGGCCTACCCGCCGCCCACCCTGGAGGAGGAATgcatggaggcggaggaggacggcCTGGCTCCTCTGGAGAGTCAGCCCATCACCTTCACgccggaggagatggagaagtaCGGCAAGCTGCAACAGGCCGCGCAGCAGcacatccagcagcagctgatggcCAAGCAGGTCAAGACGTTCCCCTCGGCCGCTGcagccgcggcggcggcggcggcagccaACATGGCGGCCAACATGGCGCCGGCTCAGCCTCCCCAGGCCATGCAGCAGATCCACATCCAGCAGCCCACCGTGTCCATGGCCTCCGGCACGTCGATCACCACGGTGCAGCACGCCATCCTGCAGCACCACGCCGCCACCGCCGCGGCCATGGGGCTCCACCCGGCGCACGCCCACCACCCGCACCCTGCGCACCAGTTGGCCCAGGTACACCACATTCCTCAGCACCACCTCACCCCCATCTCTCTGTCCCCCCTGGGCCACTCCCTGAGTCACTCCCTGGGACACTCGCTCGGACACTCGTTGGGACACTCGCTGGGACACGCGGGGCTGATTCCCGCCCACCACACGGCCTTCCTCTCCGGTCAGCCCATACACATCATCCCGGCGTCTGCGCTCCACCACACCCCCCTGGCGCTCCACCACTTACCACACCACCTCTACCCGACGCTGTTCGCGCAGCGGCCCTCGcaggctgcggcggcggcggccctccagctccacccactGCTGCACCCAATCTTCTCAGGGCAGGACCTGCAGCACCCACCCAACCACGGCTCTTGA
- the gpatch8 gene encoding G patch domain-containing protein 8 isoform X1, whose protein sequence is MADRFSRFNEERDFKGGNHFDHYEEGQLELEQASLDKPIESDNIGHRLLQKHGWKLGQGLGKSMQGRTDPVPITLKYDVMGMGRMEMELDYAEDATEKRRVLEVEKEDTEELRQKYKDQVEKEKAIAKALEDLRANFYCELCDKQYTKHQEFDNHINSYDHAHKQRLKELKQREFARNVSSRTRKGGKKHEKMLRRLHELAEQRKQQDRTPGSGPMFKPTTVAVDGEKSEDGDLTPENAALPDCVLEGPFVDKSEENSPKPAPTISFSLGKNASTSPTPCGASKVSVSFSFAKKAPVKLDTVAAVFADHGEEAVEEEEGQEGERAAGQEETSGSSTNSPKDGSGGGDGGESAVVVAEAEEAEQPDDGASLASTLNKLKMMMKKEEGYAGQEPEYYHYIPPAHCRVKPHFQFLLFMRATDQCPSKEEEDEEDGQEEDKEEDDEEEEEEEEEDEEKKAKDSPGTTEPGGTECRTEKEPDNITSQPEQEPPPPSAEAETEDDPSLDAETAPVAPTSPPRKAESTPDSTLDSNSGPKIPTGPFFPVLSKDESTTLQWPSELLEFTKAQPSLSYSCNPLYFDFKLSRNKGGRGGKAAKSSQPGEEPNDKGKALAEEDKTNKPGTSTDKDKAVMAGEAGRAEGEEQKPATGSSAKKKKKKKKKHKKSAKRSKRKGKDKAADEDVEGETEATQEKPKKKKKHKRKKSKNKAADQDEAAGDEKEKPKSEEKAVASSVTVTGGGATGNAGVESGKRKRATKEVPCKSGAEEGGGGKGGGKGGDKANVSEEHGGAKRQKTDSSAPQSASCSTSAQKSPGPARPPSSESEEEGGSNAHRSRHHRSSPREQQQQQQQQQQQQRRHHSEESRRSCSRSSRRGERRGSSRRRHRGQTSRSHSYSSSSERSSAGSSAYSRRSRSYSDSYSDYSKEGRRRRRSKRSSDSEYERRGSRGRRRSRRHQSSSSSSEESRSRSRSYSRRKRHRRHHRSSSRSSSSWSRSTSARSWRRSYSRSHSSASRSSSSTKGSSRRRAPRARVETDAQRRDFNRSCIYRSQSPRSSSSRGPNRNAHSSGSQSVRSGVSRDAGDQKNSLTARQLLEKVQSKKSSDDSTTGTKSGLKIKDPPQGYFGPKLPPALGSKAMLPLFGKLQAGKKLMIPLTRPDEGEKSGAGKCSEPEVILVEPIREFPPPPPPPAPPVQKVEEAPQIIAVQEEAPHPAAEAQLHQEPGPMYEQDPSMAMAQYQGESVQDPCQNPMMDPLMTEMQQQQHQQQMHVYPAYPPPTLEEECMEAEEDGLAPLESQPITFTPEEMEKYGKLQQAAQQHIQQQLMAKQVKTFPSAAAAAAAAAAANMAANMAPAQPPQAMQQIHIQQPTVSMASGTSITTVQHAILQHHAATAAAMGLHPAHAHHPHPAHQLAQVHHIPQHHLTPISLSPLGHSLSHSLGHSLGHSLGHSLGHAGLIPAHHTAFLSGQPIHIIPASALHHTPLALHHLPHHLYPTLFAQRPSQAAAAAALQLHPLLHPIFSGQDLQHPPNHGS, encoded by the exons ATGGCCGACAGATTTTCTAGGTTTAACGAAGAGCGTGATTTCAAG GGTGGGAATCACTTTGACCACTATGAAGAGGGCCAGTTGGAGCTGGAGCAGGCGTCCTTGGACAAGCCCATCGAATCG GATAACATCGGACACCGGCTGCTTCAGAAACATGGCTGGAAGTTGGGGCAAGGTCTCGGCAAAAGCATGCAGG GACGCACCGACCCTGTGCCCATCACCCTCAAATACGATGTCATGGGGATGGGACGCATGGAGATGGAG cTGGACTACGCGGAGGACGccacagagaagagaagagtgctcgaggtggagaaggaggacacGGAAGAACTGCGGCAGAAATACAAG gaccaggtggagaaggagaaagccaTTGCAAAGGCTCTGGAAGACCTGAGAGCCAATTTCTACTGTGAGCTGTGTGACAAACAGTACACCAAACACCAGGAGTTTGACAACCACATCAACTCGTACGACCACGCTCACAAGCAG CGGCTCAAAGAGCTCAAGCAGAGAGAGTTTGCTCGCAACGTTTCATCCCGTACCCGCAAAGGTGGGAAGAAGCACGAAAAGATGCTGCGGCGACTCCACGAGCTGGCCGAGCAGAGGAAACAACAGGACCG CACTCCAGGAAGTGGGCCCATGTTCAAACCGACCACCGTTGCTGTCGATGGAGAGAAGTCAGAAGACGGGGACCTGACGCCCGAGAACGCTGCTTTACCAGACTGTGTCCTGGAAGGACCTTTTGTAGATAAAAGTGAAGAAAACTCCCCGAAGCCAGCTCCCACCATCAGCTTCTCCCTGGGGAAGaacgcctccacctccccaacACCGTGTGGGGCATCCAAAGTCAGCGTGTCCTTCTCGTTTGCCAAGAAGGCTCCGGTGAAGCTGGACACGGTCGCTGCGGTGTTTGCCGATCACGGAGAGGAAgccgtggaggaagaggagggccaGGAGGGGGAAAGGGCTGCGGGGCAAGAGGAGACATCCGGCAGCAGCACAAACAGCCCGAAGGACGGATCGGGGGGAGGCGACGGAGGAGAGAGCGCCGTTGTTGTGGCGGAGGCGGAAGAGGCGGAGCAGCCTGATGACGGAGCTTCTTTAGCCTCCACCCTCAATAagctgaagatgatgatgaaaaaaGAGGAGGGCTACGCTGGACAGGAGCCCGAGTACTATCACTACATACCTCCGGCCCACTGCCGGGTGAAGCCTCACTTCCAGTTTCTGCTCTTCATGAGAGCCACCGATCAGTGTCCGAGcaaggaagaggaagacgaggaggacgggcaggaggaggacaaggaggaggacgatgaggaggaggaggaggaggaggaggaggacgaggagaagaaggCTAAAGACAGTCCCGGAACAACGGAGCCCGGCGGCACAGAGTGCAGAACTGAGAAAGAACCAGATAACATCACTTCACAGCCGGAGCAGGAGCCACCTCCTCCCTCGGCCGAAGCAGAGACGGAGGACGACCCTTCGCTGGACGCAGAAACGGCCCCCGTGGCTCCCACGTCCCCTCCTCGAAAAGCAGAGAGCACACCGGATTCCACTCTGGATTCCAACTCGGGTCCCAAAATCCCCACAGGTCCCTTCTTCCCAGTTCTGAGTAAAGATGAGAGCACAACCCTGCAGTGGCCCTCTGAGCTCCTCGAATTCACAAAAGCCCAGCCGTCCCTGTCCTACAGCTGTAATCCCCTCTACTTTGACTTCAAGCTGTCCCGCAACAAAGGAGGTCGTGGTGGGAAAGCGGCAAAGTCCTCACAGCCTGGTGAAGAGCCTAATGACAAAGGCAAAGCGCTGGCCGAAGAAGATAAGACTAATAAACCCGGGACCAGCACCGACAAAGACAAGGCGGTGATGGCGGGAGAGGCCGGCCgagcggagggggaggagcaaaAGCCTGCGACCGGCAGCAGcgccaagaagaaaaagaagaagaagaagaagcataaGAAGTCCGCAAAGCGCTCCAAGCGCAAAGGAAAAGACAAGGCAGCAGACGAAGACGTGGAGGGCGAGACGGAGGCGACTCAAGAGAaacccaagaagaagaaaaaacacaaacggaAGAAGAGCAAAAACAAGGCTGCGGATCAGGACGAAGCAGCAGGGGACGAAaaggagaaaccaaagtcagagGAAAAGGCCGTCGCCTCCTCGGTTACCGTgacagggggcggggctacgggGAACGCGGGCGTAGAGTCGGGGAAGAGGAAACGTGCTACGAAGGAAGTGCCTTGCAAGTCTGGAGCAGAGGAAGGCGGCGGCGGAAAAGGCGGCGGAAAAGGCGGCGACAAGGCGAACGTCTCAGAGGAGCACGGCGGCGCCAAGCGACAGAAGACCGACTCCAGCGCGCCTCAAAGtgcctcctgctccacctcggcCCAAAAGAGCCCCGGTCCCGCTCGGCCCCCCAGCAGCGAGAGCGAAGAAGAAGGCGGCTCCAACGCCCACCGCTCACGCCATCACCGGTCAAGTCCtcgggaacaacaacaacagcagcagcagcagcagcagcaacaacggCGCCACCACAGCGAGGAGTCCCGGCGGTCCTGCAGCCGGTCCTCGAGGCGGGGCGAGAGGCGGGGCAGCAGTCGCCGGCGCCATCGCGGCCAGACGTCCCGCAGCCACTCGTACTCCAGCAGCTCGGAGCGCTCCTCGGCGGGCAGCAGCGCCTACAGCCGCCGCAGCCGCAGCTACTCGGACAGCTACAGCGACTACAGCAAAGAGGGCCGCCGGCGGAGGCGCTCCAAGCGCTCCTCGGACTCAGAGTACGAGCGGCGGGGGAGCCGGGGCCGGAGGCGGTCCCGGAGACATcagtcctcctcgtcttcctcggaGGAGTCCCGCTCACGTTCGCGCAGCTACAGCCGCAGGAAGAGGCACCGCCGGCACCACCGGAGCAGCTCGAGaagctccagcagctggagccGCAGCACCAGCGCCAGATCCTGGAGGCGGAGCTACAGCCGCAGCCACAGCTCCGCCAgccgctcctccagctccaccaaaGGCTCCTCCCGCCGGCGGGCCCCTCGGGCTCGGGTGGAGACCGACGCGCAGCGCAGAGACTTCAACCGCTCGTGCATCTACCGCTCCCAGTCTCCACGTTCGTCTTCATCGCGAGGCCCCAACCGCAACGCCCATTCCTCCGGCTCGCAGTCGGTGAGGTCCGGGGTGTCGCGGGACGCAGGCGACCAGAAGAACAGCCTCACGGCACGccagctgctggagaaggtCCAGTCCAAGAAAAGCTCTGATGATTCCACCACGGGCACCAAATCTGGGCTTAAGATCAAGGACCCACCACAGGGATACTTTGGTCCCAAACTGCCGCCGGCCCTCGGCAGCAAAGCCATGCTGCCGCTGTTTGGTAAGCTGCAGGCCGGCAAGAAGCTCATGATCCCTCTGACCCGACCGGACGAGGGAGAGAAGTCCGGAGCCGGCAAGTGCTCGGAGCCGGAGGTCATCCTGGTAGAGCCGATCCGAGAGTTcccccctccgccgccgcctccggcTCCACCGGTCCAGAAGGTCGAGGAGGCCCCACAGATCATAGCGGTGCAAGAGGAGGCGCCGCATCCCGCCGCCGAAGCCCAGCTGCACCAAGAACCGGGGCCGATGTATGAACAGGACCCGTCCATGGCGATGGCCCAGTACCAAGGAGAATCGGTACAGGACCCCTGTCAAAATCCCATGATGGACCCCCTCATGACGgaaatgcagcagcagcagcatcagcagcaaatGCACGTGTACCCGGCCTACCCGCCGCCCACCCTGGAGGAGGAATgcatggaggcggaggaggacggcCTGGCTCCTCTGGAGAGTCAGCCCATCACCTTCACgccggaggagatggagaagtaCGGCAAGCTGCAACAGGCCGCGCAGCAGcacatccagcagcagctgatggcCAAGCAGGTCAAGACGTTCCCCTCGGCCGCTGcagccgcggcggcggcggcggcagccaACATGGCGGCCAACATGGCGCCGGCTCAGCCTCCCCAGGCCATGCAGCAGATCCACATCCAGCAGCCCACCGTGTCCATGGCCTCCGGCACGTCGATCACCACGGTGCAGCACGCCATCCTGCAGCACCACGCCGCCACCGCCGCGGCCATGGGGCTCCACCCGGCGCACGCCCACCACCCGCACCCTGCGCACCAGTTGGCCCAGGTACACCACATTCCTCAGCACCACCTCACCCCCATCTCTCTGTCCCCCCTGGGCCACTCCCTGAGTCACTCCCTGGGACACTCGCTCGGACACTCGTTGGGACACTCGCTGGGACACGCGGGGCTGATTCCCGCCCACCACACGGCCTTCCTCTCCGGTCAGCCCATACACATCATCCCGGCGTCTGCGCTCCACCACACCCCCCTGGCGCTCCACCACTTACCACACCACCTCTACCCGACGCTGTTCGCGCAGCGGCCCTCGcaggctgcggcggcggcggccctccagctccacccactGCTGCACCCAATCTTCTCAGGGCAGGACCTGCAGCACCCACCCAACCACGGCTCTTGA